In one Mucilaginibacter sp. PAMB04168 genomic region, the following are encoded:
- the dptF gene encoding DNA phosphorothioation-dependent restriction protein DptF encodes MLKSLLDKLSISAKEAVIDGNADTFDNFKDYLHIDRFVEHKFEEILLAALNSDKPQLILLSGNVGDGKSHILARMYRKYPEQMSGVEVRNDATESRDVHKDWVAELTDFLEPFRSEHLHDSGNTAKRIVAINLGVLSSFLHKSNQEFAELNDFVERKGIIDRIAGGNDFDPSEYFQFLNFADYNLFTIRPDAASSALIRDVLQKVTADSPDNPFRAAFNDFYTDHPNTYACPIRFNYQQLAKPSVQKGLATLFIYAIVKFKLIISIRDLLDFIYNLLMPSELASLSGPQIKQLYASGKHPEVMPNVLYNILFDNQGRSELFDAVQLLDPVRYRSATLDDLIFRISSTDEPDKLFTEHHLEVIPYARQAQLLPKRKALLVKTFIRSLYLNDSAFFEGELKYFYQFSHYLYCYYAGDQNGLKPLYRDMIKAIYYWNGNSKLEKEVNVPVGRRQLDYNVTQTIVLNPDIRVRPGGAAATEINEFDLSFPVGIKAGTHGIVFKLDIVLFVLLQNVIRGYSPNRQDREDHINFQQAIDQITTAAGQEQAINFEKIGGSMSEKFQLSYVPGFGYEFKKL; translated from the coding sequence ATGCTTAAATCGTTACTTGACAAACTCAGCATTTCCGCTAAGGAGGCCGTGATCGACGGGAATGCGGACACTTTTGATAACTTTAAGGATTACCTGCACATCGACCGCTTTGTCGAGCACAAGTTCGAAGAGATCCTGCTGGCCGCCCTCAACAGCGACAAACCGCAGCTTATCCTGCTTTCCGGTAATGTCGGCGATGGCAAATCACATATCCTGGCGCGGATGTACCGGAAATACCCCGAACAAATGTCGGGTGTTGAAGTGCGCAATGATGCCACTGAAAGCCGGGATGTTCATAAGGATTGGGTAGCCGAACTCACCGATTTTCTTGAACCGTTCCGCTCTGAACACCTGCATGATAGCGGCAATACGGCCAAGCGCATCGTTGCGATCAACCTCGGGGTATTATCGTCCTTTCTCCATAAAAGCAACCAGGAATTCGCCGAACTTAATGATTTTGTGGAGCGCAAGGGAATCATCGACCGCATTGCTGGAGGTAACGATTTTGACCCTTCGGAATATTTCCAGTTTCTGAATTTCGCGGATTATAATCTGTTCACGATACGGCCCGATGCAGCCTCATCTGCGCTGATCCGCGATGTGCTGCAAAAGGTGACCGCGGACAGCCCCGACAACCCCTTCCGTGCAGCCTTCAATGATTTTTACACCGACCATCCTAATACCTATGCCTGTCCCATCCGGTTCAATTATCAGCAACTGGCTAAACCGTCCGTACAAAAAGGGCTGGCGACGCTATTCATCTATGCGATCGTTAAGTTCAAACTGATCATTTCCATCCGCGACCTGCTTGATTTTATTTATAACCTGCTGATGCCTTCCGAACTGGCCAGCCTCAGCGGGCCGCAGATCAAACAGCTGTATGCCTCAGGCAAGCACCCCGAGGTGATGCCGAATGTACTTTACAATATTCTTTTCGACAACCAGGGCCGTTCCGAGCTGTTCGATGCGGTCCAGTTGCTGGACCCGGTGCGCTACCGCAGCGCGACGCTGGATGACTTGATCTTCCGCATCAGTTCGACGGACGAGCCGGACAAGTTGTTCACCGAGCATCACCTGGAGGTGATCCCTTATGCCCGCCAGGCGCAACTGCTGCCCAAACGCAAGGCTTTACTGGTAAAGACCTTTATCCGCAGCCTTTATTTGAATGACAGCGCCTTCTTTGAAGGTGAATTGAAATATTTCTATCAGTTCTCGCATTATCTGTACTGTTATTATGCCGGTGACCAAAACGGTTTAAAGCCCCTTTACCGGGATATGATCAAAGCCATCTATTACTGGAACGGTAACTCCAAGCTGGAGAAAGAGGTTAACGTACCGGTGGGCCGAAGGCAGTTAGACTACAATGTTACGCAGACCATCGTGCTCAATCCCGATATCCGCGTCCGCCCCGGCGGAGCCGCGGCCACTGAGATCAACGAGTTCGACCTGTCCTTCCCAGTTGGGATCAAGGCGGGTACGCATGGTATCGTCTTTAAACTGGACATCGTGCTTTTCGTATTACTCCAAAACGTAATCCGCGGCTACAGCCCCAACCGGCAGGACCGCGAAGACCATATCAATTTTCAGCAGGCCATCGACCAGATCACGACAGCGGCCGGGCAGGAGCAGGCAATCAATTTTGAAAAGATCGGGGGCAGCATGAGCGAGAAGTTCCAACTCAGTTATGTCCCCGGCTTTGGCTATGAATTTAAGAAATTATGA
- the dptG gene encoding DNA phosphorothioation-dependent restriction protein DptG, with the protein MTFKINDSKWDRAFESRGSFQHNRGVLVKLFPFASDKIEMKESVPDIDTFRGVTGEFYRASHGMTYQRHVPKDQLIDRIIADVETTQAEQLKLIISSLIFNENDDLFLFSAETLRHLTFQYKNAKLALLQDFVINLLMDPEVKALIQNASGDTQENILYKLVLEQLHSAVETKPREQDASGAYQGELVMKVRELFKEDLRNLSTLKEFYIHHVSLLIKYYVFHYITQQSMFLADAFESPKERYPLFFTLNWEKLSRSRYALEHGWKKLETIATPLFAHTNTLELLNTIDFPAKFSRLQQPFTYRELRATVLEMSEEDEKDLAILIHHLIKKYQAKLPDVHWDQFSEQYQPPESGDYVERHSLRLVHELFQMMRFQFPKYGRVDAYNSYANWFKTYAKSGFYKLRGGLGGTLKIDRDLLLLLTELAVMSENKDKILITTLWEQLERRGVFFDDKTKRAVVTFFGKINTLEKKSDSGDAQYVKRLYKESDGK; encoded by the coding sequence ATGACGTTCAAGATCAACGATAGTAAATGGGACCGGGCATTTGAATCCCGGGGCTCCTTCCAGCATAACCGTGGCGTACTGGTCAAACTGTTCCCCTTTGCCTCGGACAAGATCGAAATGAAGGAATCGGTGCCGGACATCGACACCTTTCGCGGTGTCACCGGTGAGTTCTACCGGGCCAGTCACGGCATGACCTATCAGCGGCATGTGCCCAAAGATCAACTGATCGACCGTATCATTGCCGATGTGGAAACCACGCAGGCCGAGCAACTTAAACTGATCATCTCCTCGCTGATCTTTAACGAGAACGATGACCTGTTCCTGTTCAGCGCCGAGACTTTGCGACACCTGACCTTCCAGTATAAGAATGCAAAACTGGCCCTGCTACAGGATTTCGTCATCAACCTGCTGATGGACCCGGAGGTCAAGGCGCTGATCCAGAATGCCTCGGGCGACACCCAGGAAAATATACTTTATAAACTGGTCTTGGAACAGCTACATTCAGCAGTGGAGACCAAACCCCGGGAACAGGATGCCAGCGGCGCCTATCAGGGGGAACTAGTGATGAAGGTACGTGAACTTTTCAAAGAGGACCTGCGCAACCTGTCCACCTTGAAGGAATTTTATATCCACCATGTTTCGCTCCTGATCAAATATTACGTTTTTCATTATATCACCCAGCAGTCGATGTTTCTGGCCGATGCCTTCGAGTCCCCCAAAGAGCGTTATCCTTTGTTCTTTACCCTGAACTGGGAAAAGCTTTCCCGTTCACGCTATGCGCTGGAGCATGGCTGGAAAAAACTGGAAACCATCGCCACGCCTTTATTCGCCCACACCAATACGCTCGAACTGCTCAATACCATTGATTTTCCGGCGAAATTCAGCCGGTTGCAGCAGCCCTTCACCTACCGCGAACTTCGTGCGACGGTGCTGGAAATGTCCGAGGAGGACGAAAAAGACCTAGCCATCCTCATTCACCACCTGATCAAAAAATATCAGGCCAAGTTGCCGGATGTGCATTGGGACCAGTTCAGCGAACAGTACCAGCCACCCGAATCCGGCGATTACGTCGAACGGCATAGCCTGCGCCTGGTACACGAACTGTTCCAGATGATGCGTTTTCAGTTCCCGAAATATGGCCGGGTCGATGCCTATAACAGTTATGCCAACTGGTTCAAGACCTATGCCAAGAGCGGGTTTTACAAATTGCGCGGCGGCCTCGGCGGCACGCTGAAGATCGACCGCGATCTGCTCCTGTTGCTCACCGAACTTGCGGTCATGTCGGAAAACAAGGACAAGATCCTGATCACCACGCTCTGGGAACAATTGGAGCGTCGCGGGGTATTCTTTGACGATAAGACCAAGCGCGCGGTGGTGACCTTTTTTGGCAAGATCAATACGCTCGAAAAGAAGAGCGACAGCGGCGACGCGCAATATGTTAAACGCCTTTACAAAGAATCTGATGGAAAATAA
- a CDS encoding DUF87 domain-containing protein produces MENNLYFYLSQLILKYFQRKVIRDGSRFHIYFEKESNVRQLYECLRVFTDQVYFGEIEVGTFTFYNYETFYLVIGGKKLIVAYHANGDFLTGVRNHFDQTPGFKENAAILFIHNTELESITKGAEDLSARGLPLHIDSVKQNIVQTFSEDEENNFSKAQKDFIKTLLNYENSDYQIESTNLFDLKKYLDILNKKRLDREDYETLGVFYDELVQTQLISRKQIEARLVKNLRWFDEMTQSEQLNTLDEYLEKHFDREGRNKLKKREDWSSVSFDDIERFAANRDKVKFNEYLPNTSEETLDEQVLWDKADGRTKAASQNRSILIFNPEQRQEIHFQLHFRRKPAISDVTKKGLSVEDIKGQNSLDVKMQITNPHFFQHGWIEYKEDKDGKFNTYSFKILVAPFADHFFRAVRSIYRIQKKFMVIEFDAENELVFNDQGEATDPVPYVRSKIYFLQDGERLTLALDEVNLTDSQEFNFSLNYGSGTLNAKAIFSGIKPTELSGWALWRKKAANRKSVYYTTRIDEKSGRPNILLEHDNQRYFPSGRFRETLSLEEKIIDNGYPFQRGTGAADLEGFNETLPEDLLGAHLEIIIYFRTRNKGSYRVLPSTVFIDDELRQLYTAYVQRYLHYLNGIEPNQALTRSQFSLLRLGSVEDTSIYDRLRLSPLHPLNVIYQLRLADRTVDQELPNQVFAKLSALNLLPFINNGVQPKNYYIGVKQDHSPGWLHYVNAAMEGQSINRQNAPEIVSSKIMEFVKHFSFLYIDPESPIRINLMNVGDGLEILQGIFRYIFHTIGRLAKEEKNMLAIHPILISIYGSGDYTTKFEQFSKFDEIAEIKRNFQIDLTELEDIIHPDDLLRLYHQKVQFFIKDDLGPADAYDYAHISFYQFNERDLERADNNTLEIGTGVSLHGLMSDLPSVLNHGNYRTGFGVRTMPEEPNILTDLSKQLNAVAHVAGTASIFKENLAFATVINADVNEKLLKVYDSSQWITFINPMVDLSFFKSQQDIVIIHYTDQYGNSSGYDSITITTKWEQYEFILKEYLSGKVEHADQAIKPIINMFNALNGYWLLRLGSQNYQEAIQKEKISILSAVKEMLAMLDHPDVAWIALSMEEILRVTGSAGLAQSHGLFTKKNLEKTGLYSDDLLMVGLEVKDDKLRMYFYPVEVKIGNNSSATLAKGATQGEQTARLLSDTLSQTGLTGAIYRNYFAKLILTAAQKLALYEVWPAYQAKWTKVEDLRGRLLNDDFEIGTLTPYLGDFAVLSFRNNEFSDRSIKYALGDSPYLLINLYESDGLNDLVQSVDNLKNRYQSATAVGITRTDLFEHIYGLSEEELTSAREYVRPAPPTAKSEIAAAEEDETITEAETEAEEPEVILSMASEPEVEYVPATPETPKPAGSGGPLKVLFGTRANDGRPVEWFPTSTDKVMHTNTGIIGTMGTGKTQFTKSLITQLVRNDSGNVDGKPIGVLIFDYKGDYIKDDFVAATGAKVIDLHHLPYNPLALVLGKNPKRLLPLHTASTLQDTISKAFNLGNKQRALLKDLIMSAYAAKGIDRSAESTWTRTCPTISDVCDIYLSDDDAAVDSLHAVLSELYDFEFFEPKGENAVGLFELLNGVVVINLNGYNTEIQNLVVAITLDLFYAQMQIEGHSKIDGNFRQINKMILVDEADNFLSKNFESLRKILKEGREFGVGTILSTQFLNHFATAENEYSNYILTWIIHRVNEIRDKEVGSLFDLSNKNDRDELIGVIKSLEKHNSIVNLAGSKPIKVKDKAFWELLEE; encoded by the coding sequence ATGGAAAATAACCTATACTTTTATTTATCACAACTGATCCTCAAGTATTTTCAACGCAAGGTCATCCGCGATGGCAGCCGCTTTCATATTTACTTTGAAAAGGAATCGAATGTGCGCCAACTTTACGAATGCCTGCGGGTGTTCACCGACCAGGTCTATTTCGGCGAGATCGAAGTAGGTACCTTTACCTTCTATAACTACGAAACCTTTTACCTGGTCATCGGCGGCAAAAAGCTCATCGTGGCATACCATGCCAACGGGGATTTTCTGACCGGTGTCCGCAACCATTTTGACCAGACGCCCGGCTTTAAGGAAAATGCCGCGATCCTGTTCATTCATAATACCGAACTGGAAAGTATCACCAAAGGGGCGGAAGATCTTTCCGCCAGGGGCCTGCCTCTGCACATTGACAGCGTGAAACAGAATATTGTCCAGACCTTCAGCGAGGACGAGGAGAACAATTTCTCCAAGGCGCAAAAGGATTTCATCAAGACACTGTTGAACTACGAGAACAGCGATTATCAGATCGAAAGTACCAACCTTTTCGACCTGAAAAAGTACCTGGACATTCTGAATAAAAAGCGGCTGGACCGCGAGGACTATGAAACGCTGGGCGTGTTCTATGATGAATTGGTCCAGACCCAACTCATCAGCCGCAAGCAAATCGAAGCACGGCTGGTGAAAAATCTGCGCTGGTTCGACGAGATGACGCAAAGCGAACAGCTGAACACGCTGGATGAATACCTGGAAAAACACTTTGACCGGGAAGGCCGGAACAAGCTGAAAAAGCGGGAAGATTGGAGCAGCGTCTCCTTCGACGACATCGAAAGGTTCGCCGCCAATCGCGATAAAGTAAAGTTCAATGAATACCTGCCGAATACTTCCGAGGAAACACTGGACGAGCAGGTGCTTTGGGACAAGGCCGACGGCCGCACCAAGGCAGCCAGTCAGAACCGGAGCATCCTCATCTTTAACCCGGAGCAGCGCCAGGAAATCCATTTCCAATTGCACTTCCGGCGTAAACCGGCGATCTCCGATGTGACCAAGAAAGGGCTATCGGTCGAAGATATCAAGGGCCAGAACAGCCTGGATGTCAAAATGCAGATCACCAATCCGCATTTTTTCCAGCACGGCTGGATCGAATACAAAGAGGACAAGGACGGAAAGTTCAATACCTATTCGTTCAAGATATTGGTCGCGCCCTTCGCCGATCATTTCTTCCGGGCCGTACGTTCCATTTACCGCATCCAGAAGAAATTCATGGTGATCGAATTCGATGCCGAGAATGAGCTGGTGTTTAACGACCAGGGCGAGGCGACCGATCCGGTGCCGTATGTACGCAGCAAGATCTACTTCCTGCAGGACGGTGAGCGGCTGACACTGGCGCTGGACGAGGTCAACCTGACCGACAGCCAGGAGTTCAATTTCTCGCTTAATTACGGGAGCGGCACACTAAATGCCAAGGCGATATTCAGCGGTATCAAGCCGACCGAACTTTCCGGCTGGGCCTTGTGGCGTAAAAAAGCCGCGAACCGTAAATCGGTCTACTACACCACCCGGATCGATGAAAAAAGCGGCAGGCCCAATATCCTGCTGGAGCATGATAACCAACGCTATTTTCCTTCCGGACGTTTCCGCGAAACGCTTTCGCTGGAGGAAAAAATCATCGACAACGGCTATCCTTTCCAGCGCGGTACCGGCGCGGCAGACCTGGAGGGCTTTAACGAGACCCTTCCGGAAGACCTGCTGGGCGCCCACCTCGAGATCATCATCTATTTCCGGACACGCAATAAAGGCAGTTACCGCGTACTGCCCAGCACGGTATTTATCGATGACGAGCTGCGCCAGCTGTATACTGCCTACGTGCAGCGTTACCTGCATTACCTGAACGGCATCGAGCCGAACCAGGCGCTGACCCGCTCGCAATTTTCGCTCCTTCGGCTTGGCAGCGTAGAGGATACTTCGATCTATGACCGGCTGCGCCTGTCGCCTCTGCACCCGCTGAATGTCATTTACCAGCTCCGCCTGGCAGATCGCACTGTGGACCAGGAACTGCCGAACCAGGTGTTCGCCAAATTGTCGGCGCTGAACCTGCTGCCGTTCATCAATAACGGCGTGCAGCCTAAGAACTACTATATCGGCGTGAAGCAGGACCACAGCCCGGGCTGGCTGCACTATGTCAATGCCGCCATGGAAGGGCAATCGATCAACCGCCAGAATGCGCCGGAGATCGTTTCCTCCAAGATCATGGAGTTCGTCAAGCATTTCTCCTTCCTGTATATTGACCCGGAATCACCGATCCGCATCAATTTGATGAACGTTGGCGACGGATTGGAGATCCTGCAGGGCATTTTCCGTTATATTTTCCATACGATCGGCCGACTGGCTAAGGAAGAAAAGAATATGCTGGCCATTCACCCAATTCTGATCAGCATTTACGGCTCTGGTGACTATACGACCAAGTTCGAGCAATTCTCGAAGTTCGATGAGATCGCCGAGATCAAACGGAATTTCCAGATCGACCTGACCGAGTTGGAGGATATCATCCACCCGGACGACCTGCTGCGTCTTTACCATCAAAAGGTACAATTTTTTATTAAAGATGACCTCGGACCGGCGGACGCCTACGATTATGCACATATCAGCTTTTACCAGTTCAACGAGAGAGATCTTGAACGGGCCGATAACAATACGCTGGAGATCGGCACCGGCGTTTCACTGCACGGCTTGATGAGCGACCTGCCTTCGGTGCTTAACCATGGCAACTACCGCACGGGATTCGGTGTGCGCACGATGCCGGAGGAGCCGAACATTCTCACTGACCTGAGCAAACAACTGAACGCAGTAGCCCATGTCGCCGGCACGGCCAGTATCTTCAAAGAGAATCTGGCCTTCGCAACGGTCATCAATGCCGATGTGAACGAAAAACTGCTCAAGGTCTATGACAGTTCGCAGTGGATCACTTTTATTAACCCGATGGTCGACCTGAGCTTTTTCAAAAGCCAGCAGGATATCGTCATCATCCATTATACCGATCAATATGGTAATTCCTCCGGCTATGATTCCATTACGATCACCACTAAATGGGAACAGTATGAGTTCATCCTCAAAGAGTATCTTAGCGGTAAGGTCGAACATGCGGACCAGGCGATCAAGCCGATCATCAATATGTTCAATGCACTGAACGGCTACTGGCTGTTGCGTCTCGGTTCGCAAAACTATCAAGAAGCGATCCAGAAAGAGAAGATCAGTATTTTGTCCGCGGTCAAGGAGATGCTGGCCATGCTCGACCATCCCGACGTAGCCTGGATCGCACTTTCCATGGAAGAGATTCTGCGGGTGACCGGTTCGGCTGGTCTGGCGCAGTCGCATGGTTTGTTTACCAAGAAAAATCTGGAAAAGACCGGTCTATACAGCGACGACCTGCTTATGGTCGGCCTGGAGGTCAAGGATGATAAGTTGCGTATGTATTTCTACCCGGTGGAGGTGAAGATCGGCAACAACAGCTCGGCTACGTTGGCCAAAGGGGCAACGCAGGGCGAACAGACCGCCAGGCTATTGTCGGATACACTCAGTCAAACAGGGCTGACCGGCGCGATCTATCGGAACTATTTTGCTAAACTGATCCTGACGGCTGCACAAAAACTGGCGCTTTATGAGGTCTGGCCGGCGTATCAGGCTAAATGGACAAAGGTCGAAGATCTGCGCGGCAGATTGCTTAATGATGATTTCGAGATCGGTACGCTTACGCCTTACCTGGGTGATTTCGCCGTACTGTCTTTCCGTAACAATGAGTTCTCGGACCGCAGTATCAAATATGCACTAGGTGATTCACCCTATCTGCTGATTAATCTTTACGAAAGTGATGGTCTGAATGACCTGGTCCAAAGTGTCGACAACCTGAAGAACCGTTACCAGTCAGCCACGGCGGTCGGTATCACCAGGACCGATCTGTTCGAGCACATCTACGGCCTTAGCGAAGAAGAATTAACATCGGCACGTGAATATGTACGCCCTGCGCCTCCAACAGCAAAAAGCGAAATAGCTGCTGCGGAGGAAGACGAAACGATAACCGAAGCCGAAACCGAAGCGGAAGAGCCGGAGGTTATCTTGTCTATGGCGTCAGAGCCCGAAGTTGAGTACGTACCAGCCACACCGGAAACACCAAAACCAGCGGGCTCAGGCGGGCCGCTCAAAGTCCTTTTCGGCACCCGGGCCAATGATGGCCGGCCGGTAGAATGGTTCCCGACCTCCACAGACAAAGTCATGCACACCAATACCGGGATCATCGGCACCATGGGTACAGGTAAGACCCAGTTCACCAAATCGCTGATCACCCAACTGGTACGTAATGACAGCGGTAATGTTGACGGTAAGCCGATCGGCGTCCTGATCTTCGATTACAAAGGCGATTATATCAAAGATGATTTCGTCGCGGCGACTGGCGCTAAAGTGATCGACCTACACCATTTGCCTTATAATCCGCTGGCTCTTGTACTGGGCAAAAACCCCAAGCGGTTATTACCGCTACATACTGCGAGTACATTACAGGATACCATTTCCAAAGCTTTCAACCTGGGCAATAAACAGCGCGCGCTCCTCAAGGACCTGATCATGTCCGCCTATGCCGCCAAAGGGATTGACCGTAGTGCCGAGTCTACCTGGACACGCACCTGCCCGACTATCAGTGATGTGTGCGATATCTATCTCAGCGACGACGATGCGGCAGTAGACAGCTTGCATGCCGTGCTCAGTGAATTGTACGATTTCGAGTTCTTTGAACCGAAAGGCGAAA